ATCAAGGCCCCGATGGTCAGCGAGACCGTCCGCTACTCGGACATAACGGAGATCCGCATGGATGCGGACTTCCACCACGGCACCCGCATATCCGGATACGGCGGGTCTTCGATCCACTCGGGGACCTTCAGGAACTCCGACCTCGGAACGTACACTCTTGCGGCATACTCCTCGTGCGACGCGTGTATCGTGATACACACGTCCGGTGGATACATCGCGTTCAACCGTGAGACCCCGGAAGAGACCTTGTCGCTCTACGACCTCATCAGGTCGCACATGTGAACTCAGACGTACTTCTTCCACTCGAGGATGCGTTCCCTCATGCCGTCCACGTCGAGTACACCGAGGGCGAATCCCTTGCGGATCAGCTCCTCTGGCACATATTCGTCATACTTCTCGAAAATAGGAACTTCCTTGTCGTAGAGGAGCTCCATGGGGTCGATGGGTTCGGATGCCCTCTTGGTCACCGCGGCGTAGAACGTCCCGGAATCCGCCTTCATCGAAAACTGGATGAAGAACGGCCTGTCGGAATCCAGGCCGGTCAGCCCCAGGTCCTTGGCGCACTTGATCTTGAGGAACCTCTCCAGGGCGAGGAACGAATATGTGCCCAGCCACGGGAACAGGCACCACATCTCGCCTCCCAGATGGATGAGGGGCTGCTTGGTTATCCCTGCGAGACGGGCGTTGTTCCTCGCCTCGCCGAGCCTGGCGACGGCATTCGCCATCAGGTACGGGTAGGAGCTGTCCTCGCAGAGGACCTGCCTCATCCTCTCCAGGATCCTGGTGTGCAGGTCCCCGGGGTCAAGACCGAAGAACGCGGGGACCTGGCCCTTCACCTCGGTGACCGTTAGCAGATGCCTCTTGAGGTCCACGGTGTCGACCGTCCATACCTTGCCGGCGATGGCCACCTTCTCCCCGATGGGCGGAGGCCTCACGATGGTCCCCAACTCGACGGATTCGCTTCTGACCGTGAACTCCTCGTTCTCCTGGAATGTGGCAAGGAAGCGATATGACGAGATGGTCCTCTCCCCTGCGATGCCGACGATCAGTCCGCCCCTCTCGGTCCTCTCGATCTGGTCGGTCTCGATTAGGTGGTTCAGGAGGATCCGGTAGTCATCCTGGGTGATCCTGTGGAAATAGGAGAGCCTGAGGACCTTCCCCGCAAGCTGGGCGGGAGTCATCTCCCCTCCGCCGGCGAGGGTGCACATGGTCTGATGGAACAGGAGCGAGTAGGGCAGGCGGTCGAGCCTCGGCGGCTCCACCCACCTCTCCTCCCTGTAGACCTGGACGAGGGCGATGCCGTGGATGAGCACCCACGGGATGGATGCGGGGAGCATGCTCCTCGCCTCGGACTCGTCCTCGCGCATGACGAACCACATCTCCGGCGGCTGCCCCCTCCTCCCGGTCCTCCCCATCCTCTGGAGGAAAGCGGACACCGTCCACGGTGCGTCTATCTGGAACGCCCTCTCGAGGCGCCCCACGTCGATTCCCAGCTCAAGGGTGGCCGTGGTGCAGATGGAGAGGTTCCTCTCCTCGTCCTTCATCGCCTTCTCGGCGGTCTCGCGGAGAGCGGGGGAGATGTTGCCGTGGTGGATCATGAAACGGTCCGGTTCACCCTTGTCCTCGCAATAGTGCCTCAGGGTGGAGCAGACCGCCTCGCACTCCTCCCTGGAATTGGAGAATATGAGGCACTTCTTCCCGAGGGTGTGCTCGAATATGTACGCCAGCCCCGGGTCGGCATTGCGGGGGGCGGCGTCGGTGGCGATATCCAGGGCAGGCATTGCCTGGGACCCTTCGGGAGGGACCGCCTGCTCCCTCTGGATGAAGAAATGCTCCATGGAGAGCCTCCACCTGACCTTGGGCTCCTCGATCCTCGGGATGATGGTGCCCCTGCCCGTACCCGATGCGAGGAACTCCCCTGCCCTTGCGGGCTCGCCGATGGTCGCGGACAGCCCGATCCTGCGGGGATTGCATCCCGCCAGCCTGGAGAGGCGCTCGATGATACATAGGGTCTGGCCTCCCCTGTCCCCCCTGATGAGGGAGTGTACCTCGTCGATGACTATGAAACGGAGGTCCCCGAACAGCCTCACGATGTCCCCGTGCTTGTGGAGGAGCATGCCTTCCAGGGATTCGGGGGTGATCTGGAGGATGCCCGATGGGTGCCTGATGAACTTCTCCTTGTGGCTCTGATTGACGTCCCCGTGCCAGTGCCAGACGGGGATGTCCGCCTCCTGGCACAGTTGGTTGAGACGCTCGAACTGGTCGTTGATCAGCGCCTTCAGCGGACCGATGTATATCGCTCCGACGGATGCCGGGGGGTTCTCCGACAGCAGCGTGAGGATTGGGAAGAATGCGGCCTCCGTCTTACCGGAGGCGGTGGATGCGGTGAGGAGGACGTTCTCCTCCGAGTTGAAGATGGCGTCAGCGGCAGCCATCTGGATCCCGCGGAGGGATTCCCAGCGGTTCCTGTAGATGAAGTCCCTGATGAAGGGTGCGTACCTGTCGAAGACCTCGTTGCCCATGGTATCAGAGCTCGAACTCCGGGATCTCGTCACCGTCCCCTTCGGGACCAGCCTTCGCGTAGTCGAAATCCCCCGAATTCAGGAGCTGCGCCACATCCGTGTCAGGGTGCTGGTAGAGGATGTCCAGGAGCTCGATGAAGTCCCTGATGATCTCCCTGGGGGTGATGTGGGAGTCCGCACCTACGCGGGAATACTCGATCTTGATGAACGTGACCAGGTCCCCCTCGGTGAGCCTCCTCTCGTAGTCGAAAAGGATGGCGTGTATGTCAGAAAGCTTCTCCACCAGGACGGTCATCTCCTCATAAGTGAGGGGATCCAGTTTGATGACGGGGGCCAGCATGTCCTTCCTGCCCTCGGAGGCGAACCTGCCGTCGGACAGGCGTGACCTGAGGGCCTCGTAACTGTAAACACCTCTCTGGGTGTTCTCGATGCACTCCGGGGTGCCGCACATGATGATCCCGAGGTAGCGGGCCTTTCCCTGAAGGACGTCGTTGTACATCGTCAGGATCTTCTCGTAGTTGTTCTCCCTGGAGATGCGGTTGGGAATCTTGTAAATGTTGACGAGCTCGTCCACGAGCATCATCATGCCCGCGTAACCGGCCTGCTTTAGGAAGAACGCGAACAGCTTGACGTACTCGTACCAGTCGTCGTCGGTTATCACTATGTTGACGCCGAGGTCGTTCTTCGCCTCGGTCTTGTTCTGGTACTCCCCGCGGAACCAGCGGACGACCTTGGCCTTGGCCATGTCGTCCCCCTCCGCGAAGGCACGGTAGTAGAGGATGAGCAGTCTCGCGAAATCGAATCCGTGGACCATCTCGTTCATCGAGAGGACTATCTCCCCGATCCTCTTCTCCACCGCCTTAGGGAAATCCGGGGAATCCGGCGATACTGTCTGGGACGTCTGGCTCTGTGCTTCGGAGATCCACCTGTCGAGGATGAGTGTGAGCGCTCCTCCCTCGGGTTTGGTGCGGGTGCTCATGTTGCGGATGAGCTCCCTGTATGTGGCCAGCCCCTGGCCCTTGTTGCCGTGCAGCTTCCTCTCCGGGGACAGGTCCCCGTCGATGACCACGAAGTTCCTGTCCATGACGTAGTTCCTGACGGCCTGGAGCAGGAACGATTTGCCGCTCCCGTACCTCCCCTCGATGAATCTGAAGGTCGCTCCGCCGTCGGCGATGATCTCCACGTCGTTGAGGAGAGCGTCGACCTCGGTCCTGCGGCCGACGGTGATGTACGGCAGGCCTATGCGGGGCACCACACCCCCCTTCAGGGAATTGATGACTGTGGATGCCACCCTCTTGGGTATCTTCACGGCCGTACTATCACCTTCAGTTCCTCCACGTAATCCCCGACTATCTCGGGCCTCCCGGATTCCTCGGTCAGGACGGAGTCGCCGAACTCGTCGAAGAGCTTGCCGTTGATGGAGTCCACAACGACGGACAGCATCATGCGTTTGGACTTTAATACCTCATCCCACGCGCCTCCGTACAGCAGGCGCCTGACGAACTCGTACTCGTCCGGGGTGAGGGGTGTGTCGGCGGGAACCTCCCGGAGTTCCTCCTCGGGAACGGGTTCCTGCGCCCTCTCCTCCGAGGTCATGATCTTCTCCATGGTGGTCTCGGCATCCCTGCGGATGTCCACCAGTCTGGAGGTGTCCACCTCGACCTTGGGAATGGAACGAATCCTCTTCTCCTCGAACCACTCGTCGGCGGCGGTCCTGACGAAGTCCTCCACGGCGTCGTTCTCCCTGGGTTTCAGGGCGGGCTTGATCCCCAGTCTCTCCCTGAGATGGAGGTCTGTGCATCTCGCCACCTCCCCCAGGAACTTGTTGCAGGAGGGATGCTTGGAATGGGTGACCTTGATCCACACGCTGCCGCTGCAGCGGTAGTCCGCCACCCCCGGCACGGAGTAGACGTAGTCGTCCCTTTTCCCCGCGTCGTAGAACACGGCGGTGGGGAACATGCGGTAGTAGGAGTTCACGTTCTTGCGGAACATCATGTCGCAGAGTCCCTTCCCGCCGTCCTCCCTAAACGCGGCATCCGCGTTCCTGAGCGCCCTGACGAAAACCTCCTGGGTGTCTTCCGGATAGAGCGCGTTGACCTTCATGGACTCGATACGGTAGCTCGAGATCAGAGGTGCCAGGGACATCAGTTTCTCCGGCGGGCAGTTCTTCAGGTCGGAAAGGCAGAGGTATGCCTCCTCGGATCCGGTGCGGTTGATGTCGGGGGATTCGATGTTATAGCAGGCCGCGAAGTCGGAGAGCCAGATGTAGTCATACGGGAAGAGGGCGACGTCGATCTTCGCATAATCGTCCAGGAAACCCTTCAGCATCCCGAACCCCTCCTCCGGGTCCTTCCACCCTATGCCGTTGATGAGTTCGCAGACGTAGGTGTACGCGTAGGACGGATAGGTCTCCTCCAGGACGCCCTTCCTCACCCCGGTCCTCCATGTAAAGTATCCCCTTATCTGGGCATTCCCCATCATCCTGTACGTCTGGAAGGGCTGGGAGAACGACCCCTCGAACGGACAGTCGTCCTCGTAGTCCTCCATGAAACGGGCCATACGGTAGAAGATGACGGGTTCGGAGAGCATGTGGTAATCGTCCCTGGTGAACAGGTTGCGCATCTCGCGGATCCTCTCTGGGACGTCTTCTGGTTCCGCCGGGACGGAACCGTCAAGGCTAGAATCGCCGTAGACCCTGCCCTTGAAGCTGTTCTGTTCGCGGATCCTTTTGGCTAGGTACGACAATCTTGCCTTCGTGTCCCCTGCGGTGGTCGAATAAGAGGTCTTCTGGCCTATCGCCCCGTATGCGATGTCCACGGCCTCGCAGACCATGTTGAAGCCGACGGAACCGTCCAGGTCGATGGATATCCAATCGTCCTTCATCATGCGGTTGGATGCGTGGACCCCCTCGATCCCCCTGAACAGTTCGATGGCGTTCTTGCATCCCTGCAGGTCGATCACATCGACAGTACCAGATCTGCCGTTCCTTGTGCGGATGAATCCGAACCACCTGCCGTTGGGGGCTTTGAAAACCAGGGAGTCCGGGTCGGAGCGCACGACAGGTTCGCCGGCCGCTCCGTAGGAATCGCCGATGAACTTGATCAGTGACTCCCTCATGCTTGTTCCGGACAATGCGAACCCCTCTGCCTACCATAGGGTTTCGGGCTATTTACTTCCTGTCAAGTTATAGAAAGGGACGGGGGCAAAGCCCCCTGAAGTTTCAATTCTTGGACTTGTGATATGACCAGATGACCACAATCAGGATCACCGCCACCGGGATGACGGCGTCCAGCAGCCTGCCCAGCAGCCAATAGGCGATGATGAGCGCGATGACGCCGACCACACCGAACCTCTTCAGGATCGCGCTTCCGCCGAGCACCATCGAGAAGATGATCAGCACGATGAACATGATTATGGTGACGATGGTTCCGGAGGACAGCGATGCTACGGTGGCGTTGCCTATCAGGTCGGACACGATGGGCTGGATGAGTATGTCGCAGACCACCGGGACGGCGACGACCAGGAGCAGGGTGCAGATGAGTCCGCCCACGAAGGACGACAGGAATCCGCTCTCTCCTTTGGCCTTGACGATCTTTTCTTTCTTCTTTGCCATGAGGGCACCCCTATGCCTATCCATGCTGTTTCGGATAGAAATATGTGATTGCCCGCCCGGAAAGTCACTTCCTCTGCGCCAGGAGCAGCAGGAACGAGTTCACTACGACCGCCACGGAGCCCACGTTGTGCACGATGGCTCCGAGGACTGGACCGACGATTCCGAACACCGCTAGGGCGACGGCCATGAAGTTCCAGCACATGGCGAACACGATGTTGTTCCTGATCTTGGACATCATCCTTCCGGAAACGAACTGGAGATGCGGGATCCTCCCGATCTCGTCGCCGACCAGGACCATGTCCGCCGCATCTAGAGCGATGCCGGTCCCGGTCCCTCCCATCGCTATCCCGACGTCCGCAGCCTTGAGGGACGGTGCATCGTTGATACCGTCGCCGACCATGCAGACCCTGTGCCCCTCGGACTGCATGTCCCTGATACGGGACATCTTGTCCTCCGGGCGGCACTCCGCCCTGAACTCGGAGATGCCCGCCTCCCCTGCGATGTGGGAGGCGGTATTCTCGGAATCGCCGGTGAGGAGGACGCACTCCGCGCCCTCCGCACGTATCTCGGACACCGCTTCGGCAGAATCCTGCCTGATGGGATCGGAGAGAACGATCACGCCCTCCGCCCTTCCGTCGACGGAAACGAACACGCATATCGACCCGCCCCCGGTTGCCTCGGATGCCGCTTCCCCGAGCGCATCCGGGACGGCGATGCCGGACTCCTCCATGAACCTGGAGCTGCCGACAAGGACCTTCCTTCCCGAGACGGATGCCGATACACCGCCGCCCACCGAGATGGAGAAATCGTCTGGCTTCTCCGCATCGGATGAAGATGCGATGGCCTTCCCCAGAGGATGCTCGGAGAGGGATTCTGCGGAAGCGGCGAGAGACAGTATCTCCCCCTCTTCCATTCCTCCCGCGGAGACGACCCTCTCAACCTTGGGCCTCCCCTCTGTGAGGGTACCGGTCTTGTCGAAGACCACCCTGTCCACCGATGCCATCTTCTCCAGGGCGTCCCCGTCGCGTACGAGGATGTTGCGGTGTGCCAGATTGCCTATCGCCGCCACAACGGCGGTGGGCGTTGCGAGTATGAATGCACAGGGGCAGAACACGATCATGACCGTGAGTGCACGCTCGACGTCCCTGAACGCGAGATAGGTCACCAGGGTGATGCCGAACACCAGCGCCACGAGATAGGTGGCCCACCTGTCGGCGGTACGGACGATCCTCGTACGGTCGGCATCGGCGGACTCGACCATGGCGACGAGCTTCTGGAAGGATGACTCGGAAGCGGTCTTGGTCACCTCCATCTCGAAGGTACCCATCTGGTTGACCGTTCCGCTGAATACCTCGTCGCCCTCCGCCTTGTCCACGGGCATCGATTCCCCGGTAAGGGAGGACTGATCCACCGAGGTCCTGCCGGAGACGACGAAACCGTCCAGGGGGATGGATTCCCCGGCGATGACACGGAGTTTTTCGCCGACGGAGACCGACTCGGCCTCGACCTCTGTCTCCTCTCCGTCGCGTATGACGCGCGCCCTGGTCGGAACCATCTCGGCGAGCTCTTCTATCCCCCTGCGGGACTTCTCCGAAGAGTAGTCCTCCAGAAGACCTCCCAGAGACATGATGAAGGCGACCTCTCCGGCTGCGAAGTACTCGCCGAGGGCTATCGATGCGATGAGCGCCATCGCCACGAGGACGTCGGCCTTGATGTCGTGCCTGAGGACCAGCCCGGTCGCCGCATCCCAGAGGATCGGCACTCCGCAGAGTATGATGGCTACCCAGGCGGGATCCGCCCATTCCGGATCGATCATCCCCTCGTGATCGAGGATGAACGAGAGCATCAGCGACACCAGGGAAACGGCCACCATCAGCGCTGACCGCTTCAGCTCGTCACGGAATACATCGACGATAATCGAACTGCTTTTCACGATGTATTACTCAGAATATACGGATTTAACCGTATCATCGCTGAAATCTACCAATAATAATCGAGAGAAAATAATGTGCAACGGGTAGCAAAAAGCGAGAATAGTTGTTATTTGGAACATACTCTGATTATTTGAGTATAATTCCGTTTTCCGCGTATTCGACTATTGACGAATGCTAATCGGGGAATCGCAACGGGATGTCTTCCGTAGAGCAATAGAGGCGGGTAAGGGCTCCCCGAACTCGGAACAGTGGCGGCCAGTAATCGAAAAATAAAGTCAATGACCCCTGAATATGGGGCATTCAAAACGGTTCAAATCCATTTTGGTCAATGGTTCAGATTATAGGTTTCGTCATTCATCGCTGAGATCGCTCGGTGTATATGCTACCTTGATAATCCTCACGAGTTTCCTGTCCTCGATTATCAATGGGTCGCATAGTATGTAACATTATAGTGTACATAATTATGTCACGACAAGACAGCAGGGCGAGTGAATTAGAATATGAAGTTGATTGGTGGGCCCCCCCGAACTTGAAAGGACATAGGCCAGCAGTCGAAAAAATAATTCAATGACCCCCTAAAACAAGGCATTGAATTGTTGCAAATCCAAATTTGTCAATGGTAAATGGATAGTAAAGAAAGGCGGACCATTCAATTCGAGAGGTATTCTTCGATCGATTGATGGTCATCATTGACCCATGCTTGCCTGCCGTTGGTGCTGTTTCCGCATATCACCGAGGCAGCTGCGGAGTACGATGAGAACAGATAATCCGTGACGAATATGTCGTTGACAATCACTCCATCGTTGATCAGTTTCTCTCTGAGAACGTTGTATCCCTTGTTCTTGAAGGAGGGAGTGGTGTCATGTCTGATCTTTGAGTTCTTCAACACCAGGATCCCCTCAGGAACGATAATCCCGTGGGCGTCACAACCGATCTTTGGCCAAGTGCAGTTGAAGATTACAGTTTCGGAATCAATGTTTGCAGAAGTATCGATGTCCGATCTGCCTGCATCAGTCTTCTTGAAAGGTTTGACAGGTGAGTATTTCTGTAAGAATCTGTACCCCATGGCACCGAAGGTGATGATGAGATTGTCCAGATATTCCTCGGTCTCTGCTTTATCCTTCATGGAAAGCTTGGATTGTTTAGGCTCGTTTCCATTCATGACCTCGCATCTTCCGGAAGAACGAGCAAGGTTGTAGAGTCTGTTTTCCAGATACTTGATCTTGGCCTTGTTAAGAGTAGCATCTTTGCTGCAGAACGCAACACATTCGTTCCAGTCCTGCCATTCTTTGTCTCCGTTGTTGTAATGTTGCATCAAACGGTAGTGGACATCTTCGGTTTCTCCGATATAAATAGCGTATCCAGAATCATCATCTGTTCTTCCAATCAGGAAATAAACGCCGGGCGTATCCAGATAAAGTTGATGTAACTGAACATCTTCTGGTTAATCCGGTTGAGTTCCATCTTTACTGGGCGGGCTTCTTCCCACTTCACGTATTCGTATTTACGACTCACGGATTTACACCTCTGTAAATCATACTCTTACGGCTCTCATGATATTTAATGGGATTACACGA
This is a stretch of genomic DNA from Thermoplasmatales archaeon BRNA1. It encodes these proteins:
- a CDS encoding Lhr-like helicase produces the protein MGNEVFDRYAPFIRDFIYRNRWESLRGIQMAAADAIFNSEENVLLTASTASGKTEAAFFPILTLLSENPPASVGAIYIGPLKALINDQFERLNQLCQEADIPVWHWHGDVNQSHKEKFIRHPSGILQITPESLEGMLLHKHGDIVRLFGDLRFIVIDEVHSLIRGDRGGQTLCIIERLSRLAGCNPRRIGLSATIGEPARAGEFLASGTGRGTIIPRIEEPKVRWRLSMEHFFIQREQAVPPEGSQAMPALDIATDAAPRNADPGLAYIFEHTLGKKCLIFSNSREECEAVCSTLRHYCEDKGEPDRFMIHHGNISPALRETAEKAMKDEERNLSICTTATLELGIDVGRLERAFQIDAPWTVSAFLQRMGRTGRRGQPPEMWFVMREDESEARSMLPASIPWVLIHGIALVQVYREERWVEPPRLDRLPYSLLFHQTMCTLAGGGEMTPAQLAGKVLRLSYFHRITQDDYRILLNHLIETDQIERTERGGLIVGIAGERTISSYRFLATFQENEEFTVRSESVELGTIVRPPPIGEKVAIAGKVWTVDTVDLKRHLLTVTEVKGQVPAFFGLDPGDLHTRILERMRQVLCEDSSYPYLMANAVARLGEARNNARLAGITKQPLIHLGGEMWCLFPWLGTYSFLALERFLKIKCAKDLGLTGLDSDRPFFIQFSMKADSGTFYAAVTKRASEPIDPMELLYDKEVPIFEKYDEYVPEELIRKGFALGVLDVDGMRERILEWKKYV
- a CDS encoding heavy metal-(Cd/Co/Hg/Pb/Zn)-translocating P-type ATPase, translated to MVAVSLVSLMLSFILDHEGMIDPEWADPAWVAIILCGVPILWDAATGLVLRHDIKADVLVAMALIASIALGEYFAAGEVAFIMSLGGLLEDYSSEKSRRGIEELAEMVPTRARVIRDGEETEVEAESVSVGEKLRVIAGESIPLDGFVVSGRTSVDQSSLTGESMPVDKAEGDEVFSGTVNQMGTFEMEVTKTASESSFQKLVAMVESADADRTRIVRTADRWATYLVALVFGITLVTYLAFRDVERALTVMIVFCPCAFILATPTAVVAAIGNLAHRNILVRDGDALEKMASVDRVVFDKTGTLTEGRPKVERVVSAGGMEEGEILSLAASAESLSEHPLGKAIASSSDAEKPDDFSISVGGGVSASVSGRKVLVGSSRFMEESGIAVPDALGEAASEATGGGSICVFVSVDGRAEGVIVLSDPIRQDSAEAVSEIRAEGAECVLLTGDSENTASHIAGEAGISEFRAECRPEDKMSRIRDMQSEGHRVCMVGDGINDAPSLKAADVGIAMGGTGTGIALDAADMVLVGDEIGRIPHLQFVSGRMMSKIRNNIVFAMCWNFMAVALAVFGIVGPVLGAIVHNVGSVAVVVNSFLLLLAQRK